In a single window of the Terriglobia bacterium genome:
- the acs gene encoding acetate--CoA ligase, protein MANTPAISQANIDSILQETRVFPPSPEFAAKAHVKSLEEYERIYQEAKDNPEKFWGGIAEELHWFKKWDKVLEWNSPWAKWFVGGEINLSYNCLDRHVKTWRRNKAALIWEGEPGDTRTLTYQQLLVEVQKFANVLKSLGIQKGDRVAIYMGMVPELPVAMLACARIGAVHSVIFGGFSANAIVDRVVDQHAVAVITQDGGHRRGTEVKLKNTVDEALHRCPSVKHVVVLKRTGSPVKMEEGRDHWYHDLMATASDDCPAEHLDAEHPLYILYTSGTTGKPKGIVHTTGGYSVGTYITSKWVFDLKDEDVFWCTADIGWVTGHSYIVYGPLQNGATSMMYEGAPNFPEYDRFWAIIDKHKVNVFYTAPTAIRTFIKWGDDWPNRHKMDSLRLLGTVGEPINPEAWMWYRDVIGKNRCPIVDTWWQTETGMIMITPLPGAIPAKPGSGTRPFPGIVAEVVTRSGEKVPLGSGGYLVIKKPWPAMLRTIYGDPDRYVKQYWSDIPGVYFTGDGAREDKDGYFWIMGRVDDVLNVSGHRLSTMEIESALVAHEKVAEAAVVGRPDDLKGQAVCAFVTLEGGITPSKDMKEELRAWVAKEIGAMAKPDDIRFTDQLPKTRSGKIMRRLLRELATSGEVKGDTTTLEDFNVIARLKESDE, encoded by the coding sequence ATGGCGAATACACCAGCCATATCACAAGCAAACATCGATTCAATCTTGCAGGAAACTCGTGTTTTCCCGCCCAGCCCGGAATTCGCAGCGAAGGCTCATGTGAAGAGCCTGGAAGAGTACGAGCGTATTTACCAAGAGGCGAAGGACAATCCGGAGAAGTTCTGGGGTGGCATTGCCGAAGAACTGCACTGGTTCAAGAAATGGGACAAGGTCCTGGAGTGGAATTCGCCGTGGGCGAAATGGTTCGTCGGCGGCGAGATCAACCTCTCCTACAACTGCCTGGACCGGCACGTGAAGACCTGGCGCCGGAACAAGGCCGCCCTGATCTGGGAAGGCGAACCCGGCGACACTCGCACGCTGACGTATCAGCAACTTCTCGTCGAAGTGCAGAAGTTCGCGAACGTACTGAAGAGTCTTGGGATCCAGAAGGGCGATCGCGTTGCCATTTACATGGGCATGGTGCCGGAGCTTCCGGTGGCTATGCTGGCGTGTGCGCGCATCGGCGCGGTGCACTCGGTGATCTTCGGTGGATTCTCAGCGAATGCCATTGTCGATCGCGTGGTCGATCAGCATGCGGTTGCGGTCATCACGCAAGATGGCGGTCATCGGCGCGGCACCGAGGTCAAGCTGAAGAACACGGTTGATGAGGCGCTGCACCGTTGTCCGAGCGTGAAGCACGTCGTGGTGCTCAAGCGCACCGGTTCGCCGGTGAAAATGGAAGAAGGCCGCGACCACTGGTATCACGACCTGATGGCGACCGCCAGCGATGACTGCCCGGCCGAGCATCTCGACGCAGAGCACCCGCTGTACATCCTCTACACCTCGGGAACCACCGGCAAGCCGAAGGGCATTGTGCACACGACCGGCGGATACTCGGTCGGAACCTATATCACGTCGAAGTGGGTGTTCGATCTCAAGGACGAGGACGTGTTCTGGTGCACGGCTGACATCGGCTGGGTAACTGGCCACAGCTACATCGTCTACGGGCCGCTGCAGAACGGCGCCACCAGCATGATGTACGAGGGCGCGCCGAACTTCCCGGAGTACGACCGTTTCTGGGCCATCATCGACAAGCACAAGGTGAACGTTTTCTACACGGCGCCGACCGCGATTCGTACCTTCATTAAGTGGGGCGACGACTGGCCGAACCGTCACAAGATGGACAGCCTGCGACTGCTTGGCACAGTTGGCGAACCGATCAATCCGGAAGCCTGGATGTGGTATCGCGACGTGATTGGCAAGAACCGCTGCCCGATTGTCGATACATGGTGGCAGACCGAGACAGGCATGATCATGATCACGCCGTTGCCGGGCGCGATTCCAGCAAAGCCTGGTTCCGGGACACGTCCATTCCCGGGGATCGTGGCGGAAGTAGTTACGCGATCCGGGGAAAAAGTACCGCTGGGTTCCGGCGGATACCTTGTGATCAAGAAGCCGTGGCCCGCAATGCTCCGCACCATCTATGGCGATCCTGACCGTTACGTGAAGCAGTACTGGTCGGATATTCCGGGCGTTTACTTCACGGGCGACGGCGCGCGCGAGGACAAAGACGGCTACTTCTGGATCATGGGCCGCGTAGACGACGTGCTCAATGTCAGCGGACACCGGCTGTCGACGATGGAGATTGAATCAGCGCTGGTGGCGCACGAGAAGGTTGCCGAAGCCGCGGTCGTCGGTCGTCCAGACGATCTGAAAGGGCAGGCGGTTTGCGCTTTCGTAACTCTCGAGGGTGGCATTACTCCATCGAAGGATATGAAAGAAGAACTGCGGGCGTGGGTGGCGAAGGAAATCGGCGCGATGGCGAAACCAGACGACATTCGCTTCACCGACCAGTTGCCGAAGACCCGTTCCGGCAAGATCATGCGGCGCCTGCTGCGTGAACTCGCCACGAGCGGCGAAGTAAAAGGCGACACGACCACGCTGGAAGATTTCAACGTGATCGCGCGGCTCAAGGAAAGCGACGAATAG
- a CDS encoding cation acetate symporter, translating to MNTTLLLFLAFIVVTLGITAWAAKRSSSTASYFAANRRITAWQNGVAVAGDYMSAASFLGIAGLIAFFGYDGFMYSVGWLVAYLTVLLIVAEPLRNAGKYTMADVLAYRLRPKPVRAMASLSTLVVSTFYMIAQMVGAGALVALLLKDSHISYHTAVIGVGVLMIIYVVFGGMIATTWVQIVKAILLMAGTVLLSVLVMAHFHFSFGEFFSAVTQVHYTGAGGKPVVQDFLQPGLRFKPPYGALDLISLGIALIFGTAGLPHILVRFYTVPDAKTARHSVVWAMVLIGSFYIMTTFLGFGAATIVGRDFIGKNGGINMSAPLLANALAGSVFFAFICAIAFATILAVVAGLTISASTSFAHDVWTNIVHNGTERSPGEERRVARIAAFVVGAVAIAIALMLGPAANVAFLVALAFAVAASANVPVILLSIFWKRFNTAGAVWGLAAGLVASIVLIFLSPSLMGTDGKHFINHAAIFPLENPGILSVPIGFLGAYLGALIGGREPMAEAKFTELEVRANTGLGAEKASAH from the coding sequence ATGAACACTACACTATTGCTTTTCCTCGCCTTCATCGTAGTCACCCTGGGCATCACTGCGTGGGCGGCGAAGCGCTCCAGTTCAACCGCGTCGTATTTTGCGGCGAACCGGAGAATCACCGCGTGGCAGAACGGAGTAGCCGTCGCCGGTGATTACATGAGCGCTGCATCCTTCCTCGGCATCGCCGGATTGATCGCATTCTTCGGCTATGACGGCTTCATGTACTCGGTCGGATGGCTGGTGGCATATCTGACGGTGCTGCTGATCGTCGCCGAACCGTTGCGCAATGCGGGCAAGTACACCATGGCCGACGTGCTTGCGTACCGGTTGAGACCAAAGCCGGTTCGCGCGATGGCTTCCCTGAGCACGCTTGTCGTGAGCACGTTTTACATGATCGCGCAGATGGTCGGTGCCGGAGCGCTGGTGGCACTGCTACTGAAGGACAGTCACATCAGCTATCACACGGCCGTCATCGGCGTGGGCGTCCTGATGATCATTTACGTGGTCTTCGGCGGCATGATCGCGACGACCTGGGTGCAGATCGTGAAGGCAATCCTGCTCATGGCCGGCACCGTGCTGCTGAGCGTCCTCGTGATGGCGCACTTCCACTTCAGCTTTGGCGAGTTCTTCAGCGCCGTAACGCAGGTGCACTACACCGGTGCGGGTGGAAAGCCTGTCGTGCAGGACTTCCTGCAGCCGGGCTTGCGCTTCAAGCCACCTTACGGGGCGCTCGACCTGATCTCGCTTGGCATCGCGCTGATCTTCGGAACCGCGGGGCTTCCGCACATTCTCGTACGGTTCTATACGGTGCCGGATGCTAAGACGGCCCGTCACTCCGTAGTGTGGGCGATGGTTCTGATCGGCAGCTTCTACATCATGACCACATTCCTTGGGTTCGGAGCTGCGACGATTGTCGGTCGCGACTTCATCGGCAAGAACGGTGGCATCAACATGAGCGCGCCGCTGCTGGCCAATGCACTGGCGGGTTCGGTGTTCTTCGCGTTCATTTGCGCCATCGCGTTTGCGACGATCCTTGCGGTGGTCGCCGGCCTTACGATCTCGGCTTCTACCTCGTTCGCTCATGACGTTTGGACGAACATCGTTCACAACGGAACCGAGCGTTCGCCGGGCGAAGAGCGGCGCGTCGCACGTATTGCGGCGTTCGTCGTGGGAGCGGTTGCCATCGCAATTGCCCTCATGCTCGGACCGGCTGCCAATGTGGCTTTCCTGGTCGCGCTGGCATTCGCAGTAGCGGCCTCGGCCAACGTTCCCGTCATCCTGCTTTCGATCTTCTGGAAGCGCTTCAACACGGCGGGAGCGGTCTGGGGACTGGCAGCAGGACTGGTTGCATCGATCGTGCTGATCTTCCTCAGCCCGAGCCTGATGGGTACGGACGGAAAGCACTTCATCAACCATGCAGCCATCTTCCCGCTCGAGAATCCCGGGATTCTCAGCGTTCCGATTGGGTTCCTCGGTGCATACTTGGGAGCTTTGATCGGCGGACGTGAACCTATGGCCGAAGCAAAGTTCACGGAACTCGAGGTTCGTGCCAACACGGGCCTGGGAGCCGAGAAAGCCTCGGCACACTAA
- a CDS encoding DUF485 domain-containing protein yields MADTVSQAANPDGKSQWDRVAEMDEFRLLLLAKVGFVVPATIFFIAYYFALPILVGYFPAFMDRKVWGQVNIAYLFALSQFFVSWIIAFLYVRAAKKFDAYGARIMQRLEEEGKVKVTGQ; encoded by the coding sequence ATGGCTGATACGGTGTCGCAGGCCGCAAACCCCGACGGCAAAAGCCAATGGGACCGCGTCGCGGAAATGGACGAATTTCGCCTTCTGCTTCTGGCTAAGGTGGGATTCGTCGTTCCGGCAACCATTTTCTTCATCGCCTACTACTTTGCGTTGCCCATCCTGGTCGGGTATTTCCCGGCCTTCATGGATCGTAAAGTTTGGGGACAGGTGAACATAGCCTACCTGTTCGCGCTTTCACAGTTCTTCGTTTCATGGATCATCGCTTTCCTCTATGTGCGCGCCGCCAAGAAATTTGACGCGTACGGGGCGCGCATTATGCAACGACTGGAGGAGGAAGGGAAAGTGAAGGTGACCGGACAATGA
- a CDS encoding Crp/Fnr family transcriptional regulator, producing MGAPYGLELVENCLICKLRTDAFFCGLPKTSLEAFEKIKFTAAYPAGAVLFVEGQSPRGIYMLCKGRVKLSTTSSDGKTLILKIAQPGEVLGLHATVSSTPYEITAETGQPCQLNFIKRDDFLRFLQVHGDACLKAAQHLSRDCQSAYQQIRSLGLSHSAPERLARLLLEWAHGDGADAEGMRIKVALTHEEIAQIIGTSRETVTRTLADFRKKQIAVLKGSTLLIKNKPALERLIGS from the coding sequence GTGGGAGCGCCATACGGCCTGGAACTCGTTGAGAACTGCCTGATCTGCAAGCTGCGGACGGATGCGTTTTTCTGCGGCCTGCCCAAGACTTCTCTTGAAGCTTTCGAAAAAATCAAATTCACCGCCGCATATCCGGCTGGCGCCGTCCTCTTCGTGGAGGGTCAGTCGCCGCGCGGAATCTACATGCTCTGTAAAGGGCGGGTGAAACTCTCGACGACATCCAGCGATGGCAAGACCTTGATCCTGAAAATCGCGCAGCCCGGCGAGGTCCTCGGTCTCCATGCCACGGTTTCGAGCACGCCGTACGAAATCACCGCCGAAACCGGACAGCCTTGCCAACTTAATTTCATCAAGCGCGACGATTTCCTGCGCTTCCTCCAGGTGCATGGCGATGCCTGCCTCAAGGCCGCCCAGCACCTCAGTCGCGATTGCCAGTCCGCCTACCAGCAGATCCGTTCGCTCGGCCTTTCTCATTCCGCCCCCGAACGCCTCGCCCGCCTGCTTCTGGAATGGGCACACGGCGACGGCGCCGATGCGGAGGGGATGCGCATCAAGGTTGCCCTTACACACGAAGAGATCGCACAGATCATCGGCACGTCGCGAGAGACCGTAACGCGGACTCTTGCGGACTTCCGCAAAAAGCAGATCGCGGTTCTCAAGGGCTCCACACTTTTGATCAAGAACAAGCCCGCACTTGAACGCCTGATAGGCTCATGA
- a CDS encoding 4Fe-4S dicluster domain-containing protein, which translates to MSKALLYDATMCIGCKQCEAGCAQQNKLPYDDKIAAEEYTSDHKFTAIMTKGDKFFRRLCMHCQDPACASVCPVGALKKTALGPVVYDANKCMGCRYCMVACPFSVPKYEWGKVIPKIEKCIMCPDRVDNGRPTACAEACPTGATKFGDRAELIKEAQQRLHDNPSNYVPHIFGIEEVGGTSVIMLSSVQFAEFGLNPAKLPTDPLPMYTYRVLSRIPDFVPLGGAMLGGVWWITHRREEVAAAEAEEEAKKSEKREGGKR; encoded by the coding sequence ATGAGTAAAGCACTCCTATACGACGCAACCATGTGCATCGGTTGCAAACAGTGCGAGGCCGGCTGCGCGCAGCAGAACAAGCTGCCGTACGACGACAAGATCGCAGCGGAAGAATACACATCGGACCATAAGTTCACAGCCATCATGACCAAGGGCGACAAGTTCTTTCGTCGTCTCTGCATGCATTGCCAAGACCCCGCCTGCGCCTCTGTATGCCCGGTCGGAGCGCTCAAGAAGACCGCGCTCGGCCCGGTGGTTTACGACGCTAACAAGTGCATGGGTTGCCGCTATTGCATGGTCGCCTGCCCATTCAGTGTTCCGAAGTACGAGTGGGGAAAGGTCATACCCAAGATTGAAAAGTGCATCATGTGCCCCGATCGGGTTGACAATGGCCGGCCCACCGCATGTGCCGAAGCCTGCCCCACCGGCGCAACCAAGTTTGGAGATCGTGCCGAACTCATCAAGGAAGCCCAGCAGCGCCTCCACGACAACCCGTCGAACTACGTTCCGCACATTTTCGGAATTGAGGAAGTCGGTGGCACCAGCGTCATCATGCTTTCCAGCGTGCAATTCGCCGAGTTCGGCCTCAACCCGGCAAAGCTCCCGACCGATCCCCTGCCGATGTACACCTACCGCGTGCTCTCGCGCATCCCCGATTTCGTTCCCCTGGGCGGCGCAATGCTCGGTGGTGTCTGGTGGATCACCCACCGTCGCGAAGAAGTTGCCGCCGCGGAAGCCGAAGAAGAAGCAAAGAAGAGCGAAAAGCGGGAGGGAGGTAAGCGATGA
- the hybB gene encoding Ni/Fe-hydrogenase cytochrome b subunit, translating to MKFKFTFWKFIFAVIMVLGLYATVIRFTRGLGAATNLSDQFPWGIWVGFDVLCGVMLAAGGFTLTAAVHILNIKRWHSIVRPTVLTAFLGYVLVSFALIFDLGKPYNIWHPLIMRNPHSVMFEVAYCVMLYTTVLSLEFSPIVLERFKLERPLKIVKAVLIPLVILGVILSTLHQSSLGTLYLIMPTKLHAFWYSSLLPAFFFISAIAVGLAMTIFESSMSSKYFHRQLELPILRELGRVLWVVLWVYTILRFEDLLHRGLLKQILLPGYEMYLFWIEAIMAMIAPIVLLSIKKVRNSPGGLYFTAVLVVLGFITNRLNVSITGMEGTAGGHYLPKWTEFAITAMIVAGGFALFGLAAKYLPIFPDEKEHEAAAEEVVAVPVASAVMTNVGD from the coding sequence ATGAAATTCAAATTCACGTTCTGGAAATTCATCTTCGCTGTGATCATGGTTCTCGGCCTCTACGCGACAGTCATTCGTTTCACGCGTGGCCTCGGCGCCGCCACTAACCTCTCCGACCAATTCCCCTGGGGCATTTGGGTGGGCTTTGACGTGCTTTGCGGCGTGATGCTCGCCGCGGGCGGTTTCACCCTCACGGCCGCTGTCCACATCCTCAACATCAAGCGCTGGCACTCCATCGTGCGGCCAACGGTCCTTACCGCGTTCCTCGGATACGTACTGGTGTCGTTCGCGCTGATCTTTGACCTCGGCAAGCCCTACAACATCTGGCATCCATTGATCATGCGCAATCCCCACTCGGTAATGTTCGAGGTAGCGTATTGCGTCATGCTCTATACGACGGTTCTCTCGCTGGAGTTCTCGCCGATCGTTCTTGAGCGCTTCAAACTTGAGAGACCGCTGAAGATCGTCAAGGCGGTTCTCATTCCACTCGTAATCCTCGGCGTGATCCTCTCAACGCTGCACCAGTCTTCGCTTGGCACGCTCTACCTCATCATGCCGACGAAGCTCCATGCTTTCTGGTATAGCTCACTGCTGCCGGCCTTCTTCTTCATCTCGGCCATCGCGGTAGGCCTGGCGATGACGATCTTCGAGTCCTCGATGAGTTCGAAGTACTTCCATCGTCAACTTGAACTTCCCATCCTGCGAGAGCTTGGACGCGTGCTCTGGGTCGTGCTCTGGGTTTACACGATCCTTCGCTTTGAAGATCTCCTGCATCGCGGCCTGTTGAAGCAGATCCTGCTACCCGGCTACGAGATGTACCTGTTCTGGATTGAAGCGATCATGGCCATGATTGCTCCTATTGTTCTTCTGTCCATCAAGAAAGTGCGCAATTCGCCCGGCGGTCTTTACTTCACCGCCGTACTGGTTGTGCTGGGCTTCATCACCAATCGCCTCAACGTCAGCATTACCGGGATGGAAGGCACAGCGGGCGGGCATTATCTGCCCAAATGGACCGAGTTTGCCATCACCGCGATGATCGTTGCCGGCGGTTTTGCCCTGTTCGGACTTGCGGCAAAGTACCTGCCCATCTTCCCGGACGAAAAGGAGCACGAGGCCGCGGCCGAAGAGGTTGTGGCGGTACCGGTCGCATCCGCCGTGATGACCAATGTCGGAGACTGA
- a CDS encoding ATP-binding protein has product MSETESDSKNTKHGAEETVPTPRKWQPQGHELSELESQFQLHWSDITNSISAKLLLLLAVTLIVTFGALGYLNIRLHRKDLEAQTLASAEGMGEVIKRSTSSYMMHNDRSGLYEMMGTMANQPGVVHLRIINKEGRISFSTDPDEVNQMVDKSAEACYGCHAQAQPLTRLNRPDRFRIFRASNKDRVLGIITPIENNATCSSAECHAHPPNQQILGVLDTSLSLAKADADNAHGSRILAAYTVAGSIVIAVLSFLFIWEIVHRPLKKLKHGTDRLRDGDLGYQIDVTSNDEIGELSSSFNSMSYELFVARQEITSWALTLEERVEEKTRELRRAHEQMLQAERMVAIGKLAAVVAHEINNPLAGILTYAKLIRRWFEKGIDSEARKKEALDSLDLIAGESRRCGELVKNLLTFSRTSPISLEKADVNTIVERCLRLIEHKSELAAIQLQTELATDLPTVYCDAAQIEQVLLALCMNAIDAMPHGGNLWLKSARLNETEIQLTVRDDGTGIPESVLRNLFEPFLTTKEVGKGVGLGLAISKGIVDRHGGKIEVESKPGHGTTFRITLPVDARVSEAAAVAAAGNALVR; this is encoded by the coding sequence ATGTCGGAGACTGAATCCGATTCGAAGAACACAAAGCACGGGGCCGAGGAGACCGTTCCGACGCCCCGTAAATGGCAGCCGCAGGGTCACGAGCTCTCCGAGCTGGAGTCCCAGTTCCAACTCCACTGGAGCGACATCACCAACAGCATTAGCGCGAAGCTCCTGCTGCTGTTGGCTGTCACCCTCATCGTGACCTTCGGAGCCCTCGGATATCTCAACATTCGCCTGCATCGCAAGGACCTCGAAGCGCAAACGCTTGCCTCGGCCGAGGGCATGGGTGAAGTCATCAAGCGCAGCACCAGTTCTTACATGATGCACAACGACCGCAGCGGCCTCTACGAGATGATGGGCACGATGGCTAATCAGCCAGGCGTCGTCCACCTGCGCATCATCAACAAGGAAGGCCGGATCAGCTTTTCTACCGACCCGGACGAAGTGAACCAGATGGTGGACAAGAGCGCCGAAGCCTGTTACGGATGCCACGCGCAGGCTCAGCCGCTCACCCGGCTCAATCGGCCCGACCGTTTCCGCATCTTTCGCGCGTCGAACAAGGACCGTGTTCTCGGCATCATCACGCCTATCGAGAACAATGCGACCTGTTCATCCGCCGAATGCCACGCCCATCCGCCCAACCAGCAAATACTGGGTGTGCTCGATACCAGTCTCTCCCTCGCCAAGGCCGACGCCGACAATGCCCACGGCAGCAGGATACTCGCCGCCTACACGGTAGCCGGTTCCATCGTCATCGCCGTCCTGAGCTTCCTGTTTATCTGGGAAATCGTTCACCGGCCCCTCAAAAAGCTCAAGCACGGCACCGACCGCTTACGCGACGGAGACCTTGGCTACCAGATTGACGTCACATCAAACGACGAAATCGGCGAACTCTCGTCCTCGTTCAACTCCATGAGCTACGAACTGTTCGTCGCACGGCAGGAAATCACTTCCTGGGCGCTAACACTCGAAGAGCGCGTGGAAGAGAAAACGCGCGAGTTACGTCGCGCGCACGAGCAGATGCTCCAGGCTGAGCGCATGGTCGCCATCGGCAAGCTCGCCGCTGTTGTCGCGCACGAAATCAACAACCCGCTCGCCGGAATTCTCACCTACGCCAAGCTCATCCGGCGTTGGTTCGAAAAAGGCATCGACTCGGAAGCCAGGAAGAAAGAAGCCCTCGATTCGCTCGACTTGATCGCCGGGGAAAGCCGTCGCTGCGGCGAGTTGGTGAAGAACCTGCTCACCTTCTCGCGAACCTCACCCATCAGTCTCGAGAAAGCCGACGTCAACACCATCGTTGAGCGCTGCTTAAGGCTCATCGAGCACAAGTCGGAACTAGCTGCCATCCAGTTGCAAACCGAACTCGCAACCGATCTCCCGACCGTTTATTGCGACGCCGCGCAGATCGAACAGGTCCTGCTTGCGCTCTGCATGAACGCCATCGACGCCATGCCGCATGGCGGAAATCTATGGCTGAAGAGCGCGCGCCTCAACGAAACCGAAATCCAGCTCACCGTTCGCGATGATGGCACCGGGATTCCGGAGAGCGTTTTGCGCAATCTATTCGAGCCCTTCCTGACCACCAAGGAAGTGGGCAAGGGCGTTGGCCTTGGCCTCGCCATCAGCAAAGGCATTGTCGACCGCCATGGCGGCAAGATCGAAGTCGAATCGAAGCCGGGACACGGCACAACTTTTCGTATCACATTACCCGTCGATGCACGGGTCAGCGAGGCTGCGGCCGTCGCCGCCGCCGGAAACGCGCTGGTTCGTTAA
- a CDS encoding sigma-54 dependent transcriptional regulator yields MSDIKGNLLIVDDELSVRDSLSKWFREEGFDVGTAENANEALLRLAERRWDVALLDIKMRGTDGIELQRRIHEVESDVICIMMTGYASVETAIAALKNGAYDYVTKPLDPDEIAHLVNRALEHRNAQRENVRLKEQVAESTRPSEIVGQGPAMQRVFEAIETVGPTDATVLITGESGTGKELVARAIHYASPRRFHPLVVIHCGALTETLLESELFGHEKGAFTGAQYRKKGKFEIAEGGTVFLDEIGDISLKTQTDLLRVLQEREIVRVGGNQSIKVDFRIVSATNKSLEQLIEEGKFRPDLFYRLNVFRIELPPLRDRREDIPLLVNHFVGKFSKEMNKRITRVSPRAMDILQAHAWPGNIRELENAVERAMVVAQEPELREQDFTLAKVNGSSVSSAFQGKTLDEMERTHILRVLEECGGNQTRAAEMLDIDRVTLHHKLKKYGWKKDIVETR; encoded by the coding sequence GTGAGTGACATTAAGGGAAATCTGCTGATCGTAGATGACGAATTGAGCGTACGCGATTCCCTCAGCAAGTGGTTTCGCGAAGAGGGATTCGACGTCGGTACCGCCGAAAACGCCAATGAGGCCCTGCTTCGCCTCGCTGAACGCAGGTGGGATGTCGCACTGCTCGACATTAAGATGCGCGGCACAGACGGCATCGAATTGCAGCGCCGCATTCACGAGGTCGAATCCGATGTCATCTGCATCATGATGACCGGCTACGCCTCGGTCGAAACCGCCATAGCCGCGTTGAAAAATGGCGCCTATGACTACGTGACCAAACCGCTCGATCCAGACGAGATCGCGCACCTCGTGAACCGGGCGCTCGAGCATCGCAATGCGCAGCGCGAGAACGTTCGCTTGAAAGAACAGGTCGCGGAGTCCACCCGCCCATCCGAAATCGTCGGCCAGGGTCCGGCCATGCAGCGCGTCTTCGAAGCCATCGAAACCGTCGGACCCACCGACGCCACGGTGCTCATCACCGGCGAAAGTGGCACCGGGAAAGAGTTGGTCGCACGCGCCATCCACTATGCCAGCCCGCGGCGCTTTCACCCGCTCGTTGTAATTCACTGCGGCGCGCTCACCGAGACTCTGCTGGAAAGCGAACTCTTCGGCCACGAAAAAGGTGCCTTCACCGGAGCGCAGTACCGCAAGAAGGGTAAGTTTGAAATCGCTGAAGGCGGAACCGTATTCCTGGACGAGATCGGCGACATCAGTCTCAAAACGCAGACCGACCTGCTGCGCGTTTTGCAGGAGCGCGAAATCGTTCGCGTCGGTGGCAATCAATCGATCAAGGTCGACTTCCGCATCGTTTCGGCGACCAATAAGAGCCTTGAGCAGCTAATCGAAGAAGGCAAGTTCCGCCCCGACCTCTTTTACCGCCTCAACGTCTTCCGCATTGAACTGCCGCCGCTGCGCGACCGTAGGGAAGACATCCCGTTACTCGTCAATCACTTCGTTGGCAAGTTCTCGAAGGAGATGAACAAGCGCATCACTCGTGTGTCACCGCGGGCGATGGATATTCTGCAGGCTCACGCCTGGCCGGGCAACATCCGTGAACTGGAAAACGCCGTCGAGCGCGCCATGGTCGTGGCGCAGGAACCCGAACTTCGCGAACAGGACTTCACGCTCGCCAAGGTCAATGGTTCATCCGTTAGTTCAGCTTTTCAGGGCAAGACATTGGATGAAATGGAACGTACACACATCCTGCGAGTGCTCGAGGAATGTGGCGGAAACCAAACGCGCGCCGCTGAAATGCTCGACATCGACCGCGTCACACTGCATCACAAGCTGAAGAAGTACGGCTGGAAAAAAGACATCGTAGAGACTCGATGA
- a CDS encoding archaemetzincin family Zn-dependent metalloprotease, with product MKALNLLPIGNVDPGLLEWLRQELIEGFRIPCEIVDPHLDPGFAFHPERDQFHSSEILERLHDFVQPSTWRMLGVTPVDLYIPILTFVFGEAELGGACSVVSYHRLRQEFYGLPPDLPLLGRRLLTECIHELGHTLELTHCQDYRCVMASSHAVEWIDLKDWTFCPDCAAKAEAQAQF from the coding sequence ATGAAAGCCCTGAACCTGCTGCCGATCGGAAATGTCGATCCAGGGCTGCTGGAATGGCTACGCCAGGAGCTCATCGAAGGCTTTCGCATTCCCTGCGAAATCGTCGACCCGCATTTGGACCCAGGCTTCGCGTTTCACCCGGAGCGCGACCAGTTCCACTCCAGCGAGATACTGGAGCGCCTGCATGACTTCGTGCAACCCAGTACCTGGCGAATGCTCGGCGTCACGCCCGTCGACCTCTATATCCCCATTTTGACGTTCGTTTTCGGCGAAGCCGAACTCGGCGGCGCCTGTTCGGTCGTTTCCTACCACCGCCTTCGCCAGGAGTTCTATGGACTGCCGCCCGACTTACCCCTTCTCGGGCGACGTCTTCTCACCGAATGCATCCACGAACTTGGCCACACTCTCGAACTCACTCATTGCCAGGACTACCGCTGCGTCATGGCTTCATCCCACGCGGTGGAATGGATCGACCTCAAGGATTGGACCTTCTGTCCCGATTGCGCCGCCAAAGCCGAAGCCCAGGCCCAGTTCTGA